Proteins encoded together in one Colius striatus isolate bColStr4 chromosome 3, bColStr4.1.hap1, whole genome shotgun sequence window:
- the GGA2 gene encoding ADP-ribosylation factor-binding protein GGA2: MAGGGELERWLNKATDPSVPEENWECIQRFCDQVIADTEGPSLAPRLLAHKIQSPQEVEALHALTVLETCVNNCGERFHNEIAKFRFLNELIKVLSPKYYGTWSSEKVKSRVTEVIFSWTVWFPQEVKIRDAYQMLKKQGIVKEDPKLPEDKILPPPSPRPQNSIFDTDEEKSKLLARLLKSSHSEDLQAANRLIKSMIKEEQEKSAKVSKRVNTISEVSENVKRMDELLENYKRQELSRSDEETLQTLFQRCEKLRPLLFRLASETTDDDEALAEILQANDKLMQVLGRHKQVVASYENGGGGGSATDSADERACRPTPRRMKSYTLIDFSELEVTSQSPTDQFANTTSRHGSTTSACLLDEELKSLGLSNSPDVQKPAPDFGLAEAPVHNGYGEIVSAVPTLGLQDCWEDSCSEEKECQGPSDHPSPPSTMTSSLDLSPMKLPFPDLPNNSMADASFSSLGYELKPAASLHPASLENLFVPLISITPSSICPLTVYDKNGFKAMLHFSRDPAPARPDVLVMVLSMLSTSAQPIKDIVFQAAVPKTMKIKLQPASGSKLPAFNPLLPTAMVSQVLLLANPHKDPIRLRYKLAFTQGVQPFSEVGEVTGFPEAELWSRS; this comes from the exons ATGGCTGGCGGCGGGGAGCTGGAGCGATGGCTCA aCAAAGCCACTGACCCAAGTGTCCCTGAGGAGAACTGGGAATGCATCCAGAGGTTCTGTGACCAGGTGATCGCCGACACAGAGGG CCCATCACTTGCACCAAGACTGCTGGCACATAAAATACAGTCCCCTCAGGAGGTGGAAGCTCTCCACGCTCTCACA gtgCTAGAGACCTGTGTGAATAACTGTGGTGAGAGATTTCACAATGAAATAGCAAAATTCAGGTTTCTGAATGAGCTGATTAAAGTGCTTTCCCCAAAG tacTATGGAACCTGGTCTTCAGAAAAAGTCAAGTCAAGAGTCACAGAAGTAATATTCAGTTGGACAGTCTGGTTTCCTCAGGAAGTTAAAATCCGGGATGCTTATCAGATGCTGAAGAAACAAG GAATTGTAAAAGAAGACCCCAAACTGCCAGAAGACAAAATTTTACCTCCCCCTTCTCCAAGACCTCAGAATTCTATTTTTGACACAGATGAAGAGAAATCCAAG CTCCTGGCAAGGCTTTTAAAGAGCAGCCACTCTGAAGACCTGCAGGCTGCGAACCGTCTGATCAAGAGCATGATTAAAGAG GAACAAGAAAAGTCAGCTAAGGTGTCCAAAAGAGTGAATACCATCAGTGAGGTTTCTGAGAATGTTAAACGAATGGATGAATTACTGGAAAACTACAAGAGACAAGAATTATCCAGATCTGACGAGGAGACCCTACAG ACTCTCTTTCAGCGCTGTGAGAAGCTCAGGCCACTGCTCTTCCGCCTTGCCAGTGAGACAACCGATGATGATGAGGCTCTAG ctgagATACTGCAGGCCAATGACAAGCTGATGCAAGTGCTTGGCCGCCACAAGCAGGTTGTAGCCAGCTATGAAAATGGTGGTGGAGGAGGTTCAGCCACTGACTCTGCTGATGAACGAG CGTGCAGGCCAACCCCGAGGCGCATGAAGAGCTACACACTGATTGACTTCTCTGAACTGGAGGTGACGTCCCAGTCTCCTACTGACCAGTTTGCAAACACCACCTCCCGCCACGGGAGCACAACGTCTGCCTGTCTGCTTGATGAGGAGCTCAAGTCATTAG GTCTTAGCAACTCTCCTGATGTACAGAAACCTGCACCTGATTTTGGATTAGCAGAG GCTCCTGTACACAATGGGTATGGTGAAATTGTAAGTGCTGTTCCAACACTGGGACTGCAAGACTGCTGGGAAGACAGCTGCTCAGAGGAGAAGGAATGTCAAGGCCCATCTGATCATCCCTCTCCACCATCCACAATGACATCGTCTTT GGATTTATCACCAATGAAATtgccctttccagatcttccaAATAACTCAATGGCAGATGCCTCATTCTCCAGCCTAGGCTACGAGCTGAAGCCTGCTGCCTCTTTGCATCCAGCTTCTCTAGAAAACCTTTTTGTCCCTTTAATTTCAATTACACCGA GCAGTATCTGCCCACTTACCGTATATGACAAGAATGGTTTCAAGGCTATGCTCCACTTCTCCAGAGACCCGGCCCCTGCCCGACCAGATGTGCTGGTGATGGTTCTTTCTATGCTGAGCACATCAGCTCAACCAATTAAGGACATAGTGTTCCAGGCTGCAGTCCCAAAG acCATGAAAATCAAGTTGCAGCCAGCATCGGGTTCCAAGCTGCCTGCCTTCAACCCACTCCTGCCCACTGCCATGGTATCCCAGGTCCTGCTACTCGCCAACCCACACAAG GATCCCATCCGCCTGAGGTACAAGCTGGCATTCACACAAGGCGTGCAGCCCTTCAGTGAGGTGGGAGAGGTTACTGGCTTTCCAGAAGCAGAgctctggagcaggagctga